The window CCCCTTCATTCCTTCAGCTTAATATACAACTCTCCTTCCCGAACCCGAATACTTTCCACACCTTCGCCCAAGCTCTGCCAGAATCCTGGCTCACCTCCGAACTCCTGCATCAGATCAATATTCTTCAAGCCGCCTAACCAGGCATTAGGGATAGGTACACCCATCACAGAGACCCCTTTGAGGGCCACAATAGGCTTGCTATTACGATAGGCGAGCTCTGCACCTGCCCTTACCCGAAGGGTCTTGCCTCCCAGGATGGGGAAATCAGGATCAACCGGCAGAAGGAGACGCAGACTGACCAGGTCTGTGCTCAGGTCTATAGCCATTTTTTGGGCAAGATCTGTATTGTTTGCCAGGAGTCCGTTGAGCTCACGCTCCGTGAAAGTAATCTCTCGATTTGCGCCTTCTTCAGAATATGTTTCCGGTTTCAAGGAGCCTCGCTCGTCATAATCCTCTGCTTGTGGGGTGAAGGAGCGTGCTCGA is drawn from Candidatus Electrothrix aestuarii and contains these coding sequences:
- a CDS encoding arginine N-succinyltransferase encodes the protein MTEQVANKKGVSLKQVLLIVAGAMVLTVVITFFVIKTWLFPSPFTPVELSQQEEQRLEQKISHFDAVAAELPETDNRNRARSFTPQAEDYDERGSLKPETYSEEGANREITFTERELNGLLANNTDLAQKMAIDLSTDLVSLRLLLPVDPDFPILGGKTLRVRAGAELAYRNSKPIVALKGVSVMGVPIPNAWLGGLKNIDLMQEFGGEPGFWQSLGEGVESIRVREGELYIKLKE